From the genome of Muricauda sp. SCSIO 64092, one region includes:
- a CDS encoding sensor histidine kinase — MYKISGHLLFWLLYVSFTVAIYYVQEPNLGLHIVYELASLPAKLISVYVTLYFILPNFLLKKKYVQAAIQFGLILLIGVFLLRMFVLKTVYPLYFPEIENALVPDDLAKLVSPFLDLIIVSSLAVVIKLLKDREQQERNRLSQEKSNIQNELQLLKSQLHPHFLFNTLNGLYAQILNNPNSAAEMVIKLSDLLRYIIYEARSPVVNVDDDLECIKNYIALEQVRYGTKLKLSWSITGATTNKKIPPLLLLPFIENSFKHGISKDYKKCWIKCKINLSNTMLEMDLKNSMVPYHQEESGMHGIGIQNVEQRLKYNFQERFHLTKKMSHDCYHIMLKIPIVKP; from the coding sequence GTGTACAAAATTTCAGGTCATCTTCTATTCTGGCTTTTATATGTTAGTTTCACTGTGGCCATCTACTATGTACAGGAACCAAATTTGGGGCTTCATATCGTTTATGAACTGGCTTCGCTGCCTGCGAAACTTATTAGCGTTTACGTAACCCTATATTTTATCCTGCCCAACTTCTTACTGAAAAAAAAGTACGTTCAAGCGGCCATACAATTTGGCCTAATACTCCTCATAGGTGTTTTCCTCTTACGGATGTTCGTTCTAAAAACGGTATATCCATTATACTTCCCGGAAATTGAGAATGCACTGGTACCTGATGATCTGGCGAAGTTGGTCTCCCCATTCCTCGATTTGATCATTGTGTCCTCCTTAGCCGTCGTCATCAAATTATTGAAGGATCGGGAACAACAGGAACGAAATCGGTTAAGTCAGGAAAAATCGAATATCCAGAATGAACTGCAACTGCTGAAATCCCAACTACATCCCCATTTTCTTTTCAATACATTAAATGGACTGTACGCCCAAATATTGAATAATCCCAATAGCGCTGCAGAGATGGTGATCAAGCTGTCGGATTTGTTGCGTTATATAATTTATGAGGCAAGAAGTCCAGTGGTCAATGTTGATGATGATTTGGAATGTATTAAAAACTATATTGCCCTTGAACAGGTGAGATATGGTACAAAGTTGAAATTAAGTTGGTCCATTACCGGGGCAACGACCAATAAAAAAATTCCGCCATTGCTCCTCTTGCCCTTTATTGAAAATTCATTTAAACACGGTATTTCAAAAGACTACAAAAAATGTTGGATAAAATGTAAAATCAATTTGTCCAATACTATGCTGGAGATGGACTTGAAGAATTCCATGGTTCCCTATCATCAGGAAGAAAGCGGTATGCATGGAATCGGTATTCAAAATGTTGAGCAACGATTAAAATATAATTTTCAGGAGCGATTTCATCTGACAAAAAAAATGTCGCATGATTGTTACCATATTATGTTGAAAATCCCTATCGTAAAACCATGA
- a CDS encoding ORF6N domain-containing protein — translation MNDKLTITEETITSKIYVIRGQKVMMDRDLAELYQVETKQLKRQVRRNIDRFPEDFMFELDKEEFQS, via the coding sequence GTGAACGACAAACTAACCATAACAGAAGAAACAATAACCAGTAAAATTTACGTCATCAGGGGTCAAAAGGTCATGATGGACAGGGATTTGGCGGAACTTTACCAAGTGGAGACCAAACAACTCAAAAGACAGGTCCGAAGGAACATCGATCGATTCCCCGAAGATTTTATGTTTGAACTTGATAAAGAGGAGTTCCAAAGTTGA
- a CDS encoding LytR/AlgR family response regulator transcription factor has product MKCVIIDDEPLAIDVLTRHIKSTDGLTLVRSFENAFEALYYVQTQSVDLIFLDIQMPRVNGLQFIKILKYPPKIIITTAYKEYALEALEHSVVDYLLKPIPYDRFLNAVGKSMESPPIRRVSAPTNQVAENRYFFLKEGSMYVKIYEDDICYLHGDKNYCTIQLKDHKISVRGNLSYYGNRFSRDGFMRVHRSYFVSLNRIDRYDSDSLWINGDCIPIGRTYKKPLMDWLTKRTL; this is encoded by the coding sequence ATGAAATGTGTAATTATTGATGATGAACCCCTTGCAATTGATGTTTTAACAAGACATATCAAAAGCACCGATGGACTTACCCTGGTAAGGTCCTTTGAAAATGCCTTTGAAGCGCTTTACTATGTACAAACACAATCGGTTGACCTTATTTTTTTGGACATACAAATGCCGAGGGTCAACGGGCTGCAATTCATTAAAATCTTGAAATACCCCCCCAAGATTATAATTACAACGGCCTATAAAGAATATGCCTTGGAAGCTCTTGAGCATTCTGTGGTGGATTATTTATTGAAACCCATTCCCTATGACCGATTTCTTAACGCGGTTGGCAAATCCATGGAATCGCCTCCTATTCGTAGGGTTTCTGCGCCTACAAACCAAGTTGCGGAAAACAGGTATTTCTTCTTAAAGGAAGGAAGTATGTACGTAAAAATATATGAAGATGACATTTGCTATTTGCACGGCGACAAAAACTATTGCACCATACAACTTAAGGATCATAAAATAAGTGTAAGGGGGAATTTGAGCTACTACGGGAACCGATTTTCCAGGGATGGTTTTATGAGGGTCCATAGGTCTTATTTTGTTTCCCTGAACCGTATTGATAGATATGATTCGGATTCCCTTTGGATCAATGGAGATTGTATTCCAATAGGGAGAACGTATAAAAAACCCTTAATGGACTGGCTAACAAAAAGAACGCTGTGA
- the lepA gene encoding translation elongation factor 4, with protein sequence MKHIRNFCIIAHIDHGKSTLADRLLDFTGSVTERERQDQLLDNMDLERERGITIKSHAIQMEYVYQGENYVLNLIDTPGHVDFSYEVSRSIAACEGALLVVDAAQSIQAQTISNLYLALENDLEIIPVLNKVDLPSANPDEVTDDIVDLLGCSPDEVIPASAKTGIGIEDILAAIIERVPAPEGDPNAPLQALVFDSVYNPFRGVETYFRILNGELRKGQKIKFMATGKDYSADEIGTLKLTQEPKARISTGDVGYLITGIKDAREVKVGDTITLTENPSKAAIAGFEDVKPMVFAGIYPVDTEDFEELRSSMEKLQLNDASLVFTAESSAALGFGFRCGFLGMLHMEIIQERLEREFDMTVITTVPNVSYHAYTKKNPEEIVIVNNPSDLPDPSTLDRVEEPYIKATIITKSDFVGNVMSLCIDKRGQITNQTYLTTERVELTFDMPLAEIVFDFYDRLKTVSKGYASFDYTPIGLRTSKLVRVDILLNAQPVDALSALVHFDNAHTIGKKMCEKLKELIPRQQFDIPIQAAIGSKIISRETIKALRKDVTAKCYGGDISRKRKLLEKQKKGKKRMRQVGNVEIPQQAFMAVLKLND encoded by the coding sequence ATGAAGCATATTAGAAACTTCTGTATCATTGCCCATATCGATCATGGTAAGAGTACCCTGGCCGATCGGTTGTTGGATTTTACCGGGTCGGTTACCGAGCGTGAAAGGCAGGACCAACTATTGGACAATATGGATCTGGAAAGGGAACGGGGCATCACCATAAAAAGTCATGCCATCCAAATGGAATATGTGTACCAGGGGGAGAACTATGTCCTTAATCTTATCGACACTCCGGGCCATGTGGATTTTTCATACGAAGTATCACGTTCCATTGCCGCCTGTGAAGGGGCCTTATTGGTCGTTGATGCCGCCCAAAGTATTCAGGCACAGACCATTTCCAATTTATATTTGGCATTGGAAAACGATCTGGAAATCATTCCCGTCCTCAATAAAGTGGATTTGCCCAGCGCCAATCCGGATGAGGTCACCGATGATATTGTAGATCTATTGGGATGTTCCCCCGATGAGGTCATTCCAGCAAGTGCCAAAACCGGTATTGGTATCGAAGACATATTGGCGGCCATTATTGAGCGCGTCCCCGCTCCGGAAGGTGACCCAAATGCACCACTGCAGGCTTTGGTGTTTGATTCCGTCTATAACCCGTTTCGAGGAGTCGAAACCTATTTCAGGATCCTGAACGGCGAATTGAGAAAAGGGCAAAAAATCAAGTTCATGGCTACGGGAAAGGACTATTCCGCCGATGAAATAGGGACCTTAAAACTCACCCAAGAGCCAAAAGCGAGGATATCGACCGGGGATGTGGGCTATTTGATTACGGGAATCAAGGATGCACGGGAGGTGAAGGTTGGGGATACCATTACCTTGACCGAGAATCCTTCCAAAGCGGCCATTGCCGGATTTGAAGATGTGAAGCCCATGGTTTTTGCCGGAATTTATCCCGTGGATACCGAAGACTTTGAGGAGCTACGTTCCTCCATGGAAAAACTACAACTGAACGATGCTTCCCTGGTCTTTACCGCAGAAAGCAGTGCGGCATTGGGCTTTGGCTTCCGTTGTGGATTTTTGGGGATGCTGCATATGGAAATCATCCAGGAACGCTTAGAACGTGAGTTTGATATGACGGTCATTACCACGGTTCCCAACGTAAGCTACCATGCGTATACCAAGAAGAATCCGGAGGAAATCGTGATTGTGAACAATCCTTCGGACCTGCCCGATCCCTCTACCCTAGATCGTGTGGAGGAGCCTTATATTAAAGCCACCATCATTACCAAGTCGGATTTTGTGGGCAATGTCATGTCCCTTTGTATTGATAAAAGGGGACAGATTACCAATCAGACCTATTTGACCACGGAACGGGTGGAACTCACCTTTGATATGCCTTTGGCGGAAATTGTATTCGACTTTTACGACCGATTGAAAACCGTTTCCAAAGGCTATGCCTCTTTTGATTATACGCCCATAGGGTTACGCACCTCCAAACTGGTCCGTGTGGATATCCTTCTCAACGCGCAGCCCGTGGATGCCCTTTCTGCTTTGGTGCACTTTGACAATGCCCACACCATTGGCAAAAAAATGTGCGAAAAGTTAAAGGAACTCATTCCAAGACAACAATTTGATATTCCCATCCAAGCGGCCATTGGATCCAAAATTATCTCCCGGGAAACCATTAAGGCGTTGCGAAAAGATGTCACCGCCAAATGTTATGGGGGTGATATTTCGCGAAAGCGAAAGTTATTGGAAAAACAAAAGAAAGGAAAGAAACGGATGCGGCAGGTAGGAAATGTGGAAATTCCACAACAGGCGTTTATGGCCGTACTTAAGCTAAACGATTGA
- a CDS encoding ORF6N domain-containing protein, giving the protein MSEKLTIPEEVVISKIYFIRDLKVMLDSDLAELYGVETRVLNQQVKRNQARFPNDFMFQLTEIEWTALKSQNATTSWGGRRNPPYAFTEHGVLMLSSVLNSKRAIAVNIQVMRIFTKIREMLTDNLNLRLEIEKIKKKLNNQSKNIELVFSYLDELVERKENPKPRNKIGYKK; this is encoded by the coding sequence ATGAGCGAAAAACTGACCATACCAGAAGAAGTTGTAATCAGCAAAATCTACTTCATCAGAGATTTAAAAGTAATGCTGGACAGTGATCTAGCAGAACTTTATGGTGTTGAAACACGGGTGCTGAACCAACAGGTCAAAAGGAACCAAGCGAGGTTCCCCAATGATTTTATGTTCCAATTGACAGAAATTGAATGGACAGCCTTGAAGTCGCAAAATGCGACCACAAGTTGGGGAGGAAGGAGAAATCCACCATATGCCTTCACGGAACATGGCGTACTCATGCTATCAAGTGTGTTGAACAGCAAAAGGGCCATCGCCGTCAACATCCAGGTCATGCGGATATTTACCAAGATACGGGAAATGCTCACCGATAACCTGAACCTGCGCCTTGAAATCGAGAAAATCAAAAAGAAGCTGAACAACCAGAGCAAAAACATCGAACTTGTCTTTAGCTATCTGGATGAACTGGTCGAGAGGAAGGAAAATCCCAAACCAAGGAACAAAATAGGGTATAAAAAGTAA
- a CDS encoding S8 family serine peptidase has translation MRKFFLTTMVICFTMVSCSRDGNEEIVPLNSEIPTDANLVNPNQQEKTAIPIPGQYMVTLKDGTFETVNTLKGKINSLSKLAKGDQKAAYKGVSDLVLQTLKDPEIFDFGIDNTKITKAFSFALNGFMAKGLTDQEAALLENDPRVDFVEQDYEATNLIDYTVSTATANTATLTQSTPWGITRVGGAIDASSNTNAVWVIDTGIDLDHQDLNVDTSRSVTYVTTESGANDLGGHGTHCAGTIAAKDNGIGVVGVAAGASVVAVKVLDKDGGASSFGWITSGIDYVTANASAGDVANLSLGFTNVRAWDRATRRLANSGVKVAVAAGNDYDDCSNQSPARVNHSNVYTVSSIADGDYWSRFSNYGSPVDYAAPGSDVLSTTPDDNYEYYSGTSMATPHVAGILLLGNVVADGVPSGAYWEVAYYPELGGYWWTGAYSPTNIYTYSLYRYDVDGNDDPIATHGQ, from the coding sequence ATGAGAAAATTTTTTTTAACAACAATGGTTATTTGTTTCACTATGGTTTCTTGTTCCAGAGATGGGAACGAAGAAATTGTCCCCCTTAATTCAGAAATACCTACTGATGCAAATTTGGTCAATCCTAATCAACAAGAAAAAACGGCCATTCCAATTCCAGGTCAATACATGGTTACACTTAAGGATGGAACTTTTGAAACGGTCAACACTTTAAAAGGAAAGATAAATAGCTTATCCAAGCTGGCAAAAGGAGATCAAAAGGCAGCTTATAAAGGAGTATCCGATCTGGTTTTGCAAACCTTAAAAGACCCTGAAATATTTGATTTTGGAATAGATAACACAAAAATTACAAAGGCATTTAGTTTTGCTTTAAATGGATTTATGGCAAAAGGACTGACAGATCAGGAGGCAGCCCTACTTGAAAATGATCCAAGAGTGGATTTTGTAGAACAAGATTATGAAGCTACGAACCTAATTGACTATACAGTTTCAACAGCTACCGCCAATACAGCCACGTTGACCCAAAGTACACCTTGGGGTATAACCAGGGTTGGAGGTGCCATAGATGCTTCCAGTAATACCAATGCTGTTTGGGTAATAGATACGGGTATTGATTTGGATCACCAGGATTTAAATGTGGATACTTCAAGAAGTGTAACTTATGTCACTACGGAAAGTGGTGCAAATGACTTAGGGGGGCATGGGACCCACTGTGCCGGTACCATTGCTGCCAAAGATAATGGCATAGGGGTCGTGGGTGTTGCTGCCGGCGCCAGTGTTGTTGCCGTGAAAGTATTGGATAAAGATGGTGGAGCAAGTTCTTTTGGTTGGATAACAAGCGGAATTGATTATGTTACTGCAAATGCCTCAGCCGGTGATGTAGCTAACTTAAGTTTAGGATTTACAAATGTAAGGGCATGGGATAGGGCTACCAGAAGATTGGCCAATTCAGGTGTAAAAGTGGCCGTGGCTGCAGGTAATGACTATGATGATTGTTCAAATCAAAGCCCAGCACGTGTAAACCATAGTAATGTTTATACCGTTTCTTCAATTGCCGATGGAGATTATTGGTCCCGGTTCTCCAACTATGGTTCTCCTGTGGATTATGCTGCTCCTGGCAGTGATGTCCTGTCTACGACTCCAGATGACAATTATGAATACTATAGTGGTACGTCCATGGCCACTCCTCATGTTGCAGGTATATTGCTGTTGGGAAATGTGGTTGCTGATGGGGTCCCATCCGGAGCGTATTGGGAAGTAGCCTACTACCCTGAACTAGGGGGTTATTGGTGGACGGGAGCCTATTCTCCCACTAATATTTATACGTATTCACTTTATAGATATGATGTAGACGGAAATGATGATCCCATAGCTACACATGGTCAATAA
- a CDS encoding NAD-dependent epimerase/dehydratase family protein: protein MKNKRREFIRNLGISGIAALSSTMVFSRFKSMSSLRVLVLGGTNFLGPAIVKSLLRGGHQVTLFNRGITNPHLFPHLKKIKGDREKGISGYSNLGNLEEDWDVVIDVWPQNPQLVRDAVHILKKRTTHYVFISSIAVYANYVKIGMDESSPRRKGTHYEPGNYNLNKVLCEKVVEEEFPDNFTILRPGAIVGDRDSGPFGTYVLNRIMNRTEILAPNANDPVQFIDAKDIGRFVNTCVAHSKTGYFNLVGPATEMGYKEMLVSAKETLKSPVNILWMDAGFLITEMKLEPFMQIPFWIPVASDPEPGFHQISNENAIKAGLTFTDYRETVKTSYDSFKEKRFILEEGSELVFGISEKREHEIIEKWKGKS from the coding sequence ATGAAAAATAAAAGAAGGGAATTTATCAGGAATTTGGGAATCTCTGGAATCGCGGCACTTTCGTCTACCATGGTTTTTTCGAGATTCAAATCCATGTCCAGCCTTAGGGTCCTGGTTTTGGGGGGAACTAATTTTTTGGGTCCAGCCATAGTGAAATCGCTTCTCAGGGGAGGACACCAGGTAACCCTATTTAACCGGGGTATTACCAATCCCCATTTATTTCCGCATTTGAAAAAAATAAAGGGCGACCGTGAAAAAGGTATTTCGGGATATTCCAATTTAGGCAACTTGGAGGAAGATTGGGATGTGGTCATCGATGTTTGGCCACAAAATCCGCAACTTGTTAGGGATGCGGTCCATATTCTTAAAAAGCGAACCACACACTATGTTTTCATATCAAGCATTGCCGTATATGCCAATTATGTGAAAATTGGAATGGATGAATCTTCCCCAAGAAGAAAAGGGACCCACTATGAGCCTGGCAATTATAATCTTAACAAAGTACTGTGCGAAAAGGTGGTGGAGGAAGAATTCCCCGATAACTTTACCATATTAAGGCCCGGTGCCATTGTTGGGGATCGGGATTCCGGGCCCTTTGGAACCTATGTCCTAAATCGCATAATGAACCGCACTGAAATTCTAGCCCCGAATGCCAACGATCCGGTCCAATTCATTGATGCCAAAGATATTGGACGTTTTGTCAATACTTGTGTAGCGCACAGTAAAACGGGGTACTTCAATCTGGTTGGCCCTGCAACTGAAATGGGCTATAAAGAGATGCTCGTTAGCGCTAAGGAAACGCTAAAAAGTCCAGTAAATATCCTATGGATGGATGCCGGGTTTTTGATAACTGAAATGAAACTTGAACCCTTTATGCAAATACCCTTTTGGATACCTGTAGCATCCGATCCCGAACCTGGATTCCATCAGATCAGTAATGAAAACGCTATAAAGGCCGGCCTAACATTTACGGACTACCGGGAAACGGTTAAAACAAGTTACGATTCCTTTAAGGAAAAGAGGTTCATTCTTGAAGAAGGAAGCGAATTGGTTTTTGGAATCAGCGAGAAAAGGGAGCATGAAATCATAGAAAAATGGAAGGGAAAGTCATAA
- a CDS encoding outer membrane beta-barrel family protein encodes MRTLWLTLITVFSVVGISISQTFEISGKVINSTNEVIPFANILLLNSADSTFVKGTSADENGFFSLKEVAPNLYLLQASYVGRGSKPLALDIASNVKLGALVIPLESERLDEVVVTARRPTVKRLADRVVFQVENTVVSQGNTWDILRNTPGLIVNRDQLNIRGKTANVYLNGRRVQLSPDEVKDFFEGLTGTIVQAVEMYANPPANFDAEDGAVINIITNKNVAPGYKGSIDGSVTQAIFPKYNIGTSHYFKTDKLNLFANYNYSDKKNNADLEKELNFIDQTNSVFSRWRNEENEVKEIQSHSINLNLDYEIDAKNSLTLTSNVLLAPNQEWRRDLSSEIRNAQNQLDSTFTTNNIGFEEENNIAFDLSYVRKLKKPGARLTVNGHYTHYEDNYQQQINSNYFDDTGAFLRDFGFRTTADQNIQIFTGQMDYQTPIGTASLEAGTKISVVDSESRIDFSDFDETSETVNPALSDIFLYDEKVYAAYVSYVQNWEKWSVKLGVRGELTDASGVSETLNETNTQDFFEPFPSVYVLYSPNEKHSFSFDYGRKVERPRYNDLNPFRYFYNENDFKEGNQRLQPNFYNNFNLNYTFNSEYFFDFYYRDNGNYISALVFQDNDALTLREFKQNVIGSISYGLDFTLSKSIVDPWFLYAYTSVFYEEETFLAIESGNVEFTNSIDGFYIYLANYLTLSQDGTWTGEVTFSHFSRYLFGSYVQSPSTNLTLGLRKNLWDNRAAVSVAAEDLLGLANPTYTSRYLNQDNAFLLVPETQFVRIGFTYNFGNFRLEQNRREIEKDERERLGRSSNPSTQQ; translated from the coding sequence ATGAGAACCTTGTGGCTTACCCTGATAACGGTTTTTTCCGTTGTCGGAATTTCCATATCGCAAACTTTTGAGATTTCTGGAAAGGTCATCAATAGTACCAACGAAGTCATTCCCTTTGCCAATATTCTATTGCTCAATTCGGCAGACTCCACTTTTGTAAAGGGGACTTCCGCGGATGAGAACGGTTTTTTTAGTTTAAAGGAAGTGGCACCGAATCTATATCTGCTACAGGCAAGTTATGTGGGAAGGGGATCCAAGCCCCTGGCCCTGGACATTGCGTCCAATGTAAAACTGGGGGCGCTTGTCATACCCCTGGAATCCGAACGTTTGGATGAGGTCGTGGTCACGGCCAGAAGACCCACCGTAAAACGTTTGGCAGATCGCGTGGTATTCCAGGTGGAAAATACGGTGGTTTCCCAGGGGAATACCTGGGATATCCTAAGGAATACCCCGGGACTTATTGTGAACCGGGATCAACTGAACATCAGGGGGAAAACGGCAAACGTCTATCTCAACGGCCGAAGGGTACAGTTATCCCCGGATGAGGTCAAGGACTTTTTTGAAGGCCTTACGGGTACTATAGTGCAGGCGGTGGAAATGTATGCCAACCCTCCGGCCAATTTTGATGCCGAGGATGGCGCGGTAATCAATATTATCACGAACAAAAACGTGGCCCCTGGATATAAGGGAAGTATTGATGGTAGCGTTACCCAGGCGATTTTTCCAAAGTACAATATAGGAACCAGCCATTATTTCAAGACCGATAAGCTTAATCTTTTTGCGAATTACAATTATAGCGACAAGAAAAACAATGCGGATTTGGAGAAGGAACTCAATTTTATAGATCAGACCAACTCCGTTTTTTCCCGATGGCGGAACGAGGAAAATGAGGTCAAGGAGATACAAAGCCATAGCATTAACCTGAATTTGGACTATGAGATCGATGCGAAAAACAGCCTAACGCTCACCTCCAATGTGTTGCTTGCCCCAAACCAGGAATGGAGACGTGACCTTTCTTCGGAAATCAGGAATGCGCAAAACCAACTGGATTCCACCTTTACCACCAATAATATTGGTTTTGAGGAGGAGAACAATATCGCATTCGACCTTTCCTATGTGAGGAAACTGAAAAAACCGGGGGCCAGGCTAACGGTAAATGGACATTACACCCATTACGAGGACAATTACCAACAGCAGATCAATTCGAATTACTTTGACGATACAGGGGCTTTTTTGCGGGATTTTGGTTTTCGGACAACTGCAGATCAGAACATCCAGATTTTTACGGGACAAATGGATTATCAAACCCCAATTGGTACCGCTTCATTGGAAGCGGGGACCAAGATTTCCGTAGTGGATTCTGAAAGCCGTATCGATTTTTCCGATTTTGACGAAACCAGTGAAACCGTTAATCCTGCGCTATCGGATATTTTTTTATATGACGAAAAGGTATATGCCGCATATGTAAGTTATGTGCAGAACTGGGAGAAATGGTCCGTTAAATTGGGAGTTCGAGGAGAGCTGACGGATGCCTCCGGCGTATCGGAAACCTTAAATGAAACCAACACCCAGGATTTCTTTGAACCCTTCCCTTCCGTTTATGTGCTCTATTCCCCCAATGAAAAGCACAGCTTTTCCTTTGATTACGGCAGGAAGGTGGAACGCCCCCGATACAATGACCTGAATCCATTTCGGTATTTCTATAATGAGAACGACTTTAAGGAAGGAAACCAGCGCCTGCAACCTAATTTTTACAATAATTTCAACTTGAACTACACCTTCAATAGCGAATACTTCTTTGATTTTTACTATCGGGACAACGGGAATTACATCAGTGCCCTGGTATTTCAGGACAATGACGCGCTAACACTTCGGGAGTTCAAACAAAATGTCATCGGGAGCATCTCCTATGGGCTGGATTTTACCCTTAGCAAAAGCATTGTTGACCCCTGGTTTCTGTACGCGTATACGTCAGTATTTTATGAGGAGGAAACTTTTTTGGCCATCGAAAGCGGTAATGTGGAATTCACCAATTCCATTGATGGGTTTTACATTTATCTAGCGAATTATTTGACCCTTTCCCAGGATGGGACCTGGACCGGAGAAGTCACATTCAGCCACTTTTCCCGATATCTTTTTGGGTCCTATGTCCAATCGCCCAGCACCAATCTCACCCTTGGCCTACGAAAAAACCTTTGGGACAATAGAGCTGCGGTTTCCGTTGCCGCGGAGGATTTGCTGGGCCTTGCCAACCCTACCTATACCTCAAGATATTTAAATCAGGACAACGCTTTCCTGCTGGTTCCCGAAACCCAGTTTGTGCGTATAGGATTTACCTACAACTTCGGCAATTTTAGACTCGAGCAAAATAGGCGTGAAATTGAAAAGGATGAGCGCGAAAGGCTTGGAAGATCATCTAATCCTTCCACTCAGCAATAA